The DNA segment ATGAGGCATTATTTATAAGTTTAGGTTTAGTTGATTTTTGATCTGACCATTTTAAATCCCCCTTTTAAGATAGTGGGGATTTTTTATTGTTTAGAGCAAATTGATAGAATTTAGGGTAGTTTCTCTTTGCAACAAATGCAAACTCATGGAATAATGAGGATAGAGACTATATTTGGAGGATATTCTATGCAATCGACCGCACTTTCCTATTTACACAAGCATCAAGAGCGAATTATCAACCAATGGGATCAGCAGTTATCAGCTTTACGCAGTGAGGGAGAAATCAAAGCTTCACTTGAAAAAGCTGTAGAACACACAAATCAAGAATATATGACCTTAATTCTTCAAACAGCTAGGCTGAATGAAGAGGACTCTTTAGAAGGGTTAAGGCAATTCACCGAGCAGTATATTCAATCGGGACGGTCACTGACTTACTTTACAAAAGCACTTCAGGGCCTTAGAAAAGCGTTTCACCAACAGCTTAAAGATGTTCCACCAGATGAGGCGGATGTCTTAGATATTTATAGTGAACTGAACGAATGGATCGACAACATGAATAATTTTCTTGTATCTAAGTACATTGAATCGTGGGAAGATACATTAGAAATGCAGAAGCTATCATTACTAGAATTATCGGCACCTCTTATTCCTGTATTTGAAGGAATAACGGTTATGCCTCTAATCGGCAGTATTGATACGACTCGAGCGAAGTTAATCATGGAAAACTTATTAAATGGAGTCATTAAAAATCGTTCAAAGGTTGTTTTAATTGATATTACAGGGGTGCCTATTGTAGATACGATGGTGGCTCACCATATTATTG comes from the Alkalihalobacillus sp. FSL W8-0930 genome and includes:
- a CDS encoding STAS domain-containing protein; this translates as MQSTALSYLHKHQERIINQWDQQLSALRSEGEIKASLEKAVEHTNQEYMTLILQTARLNEEDSLEGLRQFTEQYIQSGRSLTYFTKALQGLRKAFHQQLKDVPPDEADVLDIYSELNEWIDNMNNFLVSKYIESWEDTLEMQKLSLLELSAPLIPVFEGITVMPLIGSIDTTRAKLIMENLLNGVIKNRSKVVLIDITGVPIVDTMVAHHIIEASEAVRLVGATSILVGIRPEIAQTIVNLGIDLTKFPTKSTLQKGMQKALEMCNQNKIEL